One Methylosarcina fibrata AML-C10 DNA segment encodes these proteins:
- a CDS encoding EAL domain-containing protein → MKALQNPLYTPVFTPVFHLAEAKIVGLDVQVKIGQKFLSDLEVFNVLESSNEKNLLPQISEYLQHWSEMSGERLYLSWSVNIHMDKKRLGIFLEKLAHHVPLNQVEMMLNMQVINAEGVMPHQTELLEWFQNIGIKRGLSNARLLDSNLSDLYEFVDVLKIKKGDIREMQEDTYSASQCHSVIEKLNAKNIKIVADDLYSKSDVTCAILMGIKYGQGYFLSRNHSSPKPVRKLKKIQGNPYYNRKIDFFHDLAWV, encoded by the coding sequence ATGAAGGCTTTGCAGAACCCACTTTACACACCTGTTTTTACCCCGGTTTTTCATCTTGCAGAGGCAAAAATTGTCGGGCTGGATGTGCAAGTCAAGATAGGACAAAAATTTCTAAGTGATTTAGAAGTTTTTAATGTTCTTGAGTCGAGTAATGAAAAAAACTTACTTCCCCAAATCAGCGAATACTTACAGCATTGGTCAGAAATGTCTGGCGAGAGGCTTTATCTATCATGGTCTGTCAATATCCACATGGACAAAAAGAGGCTGGGAATTTTTCTTGAAAAATTAGCTCACCACGTGCCACTTAACCAAGTTGAAATGATGTTAAATATGCAAGTCATTAATGCTGAGGGTGTCATGCCCCATCAGACGGAGCTTTTAGAATGGTTTCAAAATATTGGCATAAAAAGAGGATTATCAAACGCTAGACTATTAGATTCCAATTTGAGCGATTTATACGAATTCGTTGATGTTTTAAAAATAAAAAAAGGCGATATTAGAGAAATGCAAGAAGACACCTATTCAGCATCTCAATGTCATTCGGTCATTGAAAAGCTGAATGCCAAAAATATCAAAATTGTTGCCGATGATCTTTATTCAAAATCAGATGTGACCTGTGCCATTTTGATGGGGATAAAATATGGACAGGGTTATTTTTTATCAAGAAACCATTCTTCGCCTAAGCCTGTTAGGAAGCTGAAAAAAATCCAAGGCAATCCTTATTACAATCGAAAAATCGATTTTTTCCATGACTTAGCATGGGTTTGA
- a CDS encoding conjugal transfer protein TraH: MSKLLLILLPLFWVSPANANLDNEIKGMFTDMINVTPGGSYETQRRGVITGGGITMRNKVVHPNLISFVPPSARGGCNGIDMFAGSFSFINGAQFTQLARSIAQAAIGYAFQLAIEGMCPTCAQVISKLQSEIAKINALMRNSCEAGKAIVNATGLQNWAHERRREASTINTGLGFVDDYFNSEEKNASSPTQVLIQNGRSDEITGNVVYEALTESNAANWFVNGDDQIKMTLMSLTGTLIISKKDDGSDVKYDFRQPIVKVRDLIEGGSIEIYKCESGECLLPSGGEKETITIQGMRSRAKAMVWGTGPQSTGTGGIIRKMTSRDTNDAFTADEQKFIEASSPGVYGLLRGAAAEPQSAGLIADRLVDVVASELTNRIVEEMYGVVDNAVKGTGRPLDSSMLAVMRDVRDQIKEERRITGESIAGINSLIQLQKSIKDSLRIPMNNRVH; the protein is encoded by the coding sequence ATGTCAAAACTGTTACTAATCCTGTTGCCGCTTTTTTGGGTCAGTCCGGCTAATGCCAACCTGGACAATGAAATTAAAGGGATGTTTACCGACATGATCAACGTCACTCCAGGTGGCTCTTACGAGACACAACGGAGAGGCGTAATTACTGGTGGCGGAATCACGATGCGCAATAAGGTTGTTCACCCAAACCTGATCTCATTTGTGCCACCAAGCGCAAGAGGCGGATGTAATGGTATCGATATGTTTGCAGGCTCATTCTCATTCATCAATGGAGCCCAATTCACTCAGTTGGCAAGAAGCATTGCCCAAGCCGCGATTGGATATGCATTCCAGCTTGCAATCGAGGGTATGTGTCCAACTTGCGCCCAAGTCATTTCTAAACTGCAAAGCGAAATCGCAAAAATCAACGCTTTGATGAGAAATTCCTGCGAAGCGGGTAAAGCAATCGTAAATGCTACCGGTCTTCAAAATTGGGCTCACGAACGCAGACGGGAAGCATCAACAATCAACACAGGCCTTGGATTTGTCGATGACTATTTCAATTCAGAAGAAAAAAACGCAAGTTCACCTACTCAGGTGCTTATTCAAAATGGCCGTTCTGACGAAATTACCGGCAATGTGGTGTATGAGGCATTAACCGAATCGAATGCAGCGAACTGGTTTGTGAATGGTGACGATCAAATCAAAATGACTTTGATGAGTTTAACGGGAACGTTGATTATCAGTAAAAAAGATGACGGAAGCGATGTGAAATATGACTTCAGACAACCGATCGTCAAAGTCAGAGATTTGATCGAGGGCGGCTCCATTGAGATTTACAAATGCGAATCCGGAGAATGCTTGTTACCTAGCGGAGGAGAGAAAGAAACCATCACAATCCAAGGTATGCGTTCCCGAGCGAAAGCGATGGTATGGGGCACGGGCCCACAATCAACCGGTACAGGCGGCATTATTCGCAAAATGACTAGCCGCGACACGAATGATGCATTTACGGCTGATGAGCAGAAATTTATCGAAGCATCATCCCCTGGTGTTTATGGGTTGTTAAGAGGTGCAGCGGCTGAACCGCAGTCGGCTGGCCTAATCGCAGATCGTTTGGTGGATGTCGTGGCATCAGAATTAACAAACCGCATTGTCGAGGAAATGTATGGTGTGGTTGATAACGCAGTTAAAGGTACTGGCCGACCACTCGATTCATCCATGCTGGCTGTTATGCGCGATGTTAGGGATCAGATCAAAGAAGAAAGACGGATCACAGGCGAAAGCATTGCCGGCATCAATTCATTAATCCAATTGCAAAAAAGTATCAAAGACAGCTTGCGCATACCAATGAACAACAGGGTTCATTAA
- the traF gene encoding conjugal transfer protein TraF — protein sequence MINRLLPYVVAASLVGHITHVHGSESEGTNFFGVSDGREQISVIPDNAPFYENKERGWFWYEDPLTEEVNDVEQSIQEPPPLTTPEKKEQPTLAKPLEPKPLSSEWFRKNMEKFRDKAIDDPTAENVSTYMYLQRVMLDKAEKFADASQKLVMMDAVLDENARRPIATFGAFAKDDMSNRGTQKATKKLAEQAGIWFFYYSTCEFCVKEAGVLKGLMNAFGFKVLPIALDGLPLPGGAFPEFTTDHGQGKKLGVETTPALFLVKPGENGGAIQIGQGLLSGDEIIRRAIALSHENGWLNNDEYDGTLTVTPIQVDNETIKSIDEDTMDKPGELVKIIRNNLKKKM from the coding sequence GTGATAAATCGACTCCTGCCTTATGTGGTGGCCGCCTCTCTAGTCGGCCATATTACGCATGTACATGGTAGCGAAAGTGAAGGAACTAATTTTTTCGGTGTTTCAGATGGTCGCGAACAAATCTCCGTAATACCCGACAATGCCCCCTTTTACGAAAATAAGGAAAGGGGGTGGTTCTGGTATGAAGATCCCTTGACCGAAGAAGTCAATGATGTTGAACAATCCATCCAAGAGCCTCCGCCGCTAACTACGCCTGAGAAAAAAGAACAACCGACGCTCGCGAAACCATTAGAGCCAAAGCCCTTGTCTTCGGAATGGTTTCGGAAAAACATGGAGAAATTTAGGGATAAAGCTATTGATGATCCAACCGCTGAAAACGTATCGACGTACATGTACCTGCAGCGCGTCATGCTGGATAAGGCTGAAAAATTTGCCGATGCATCTCAGAAGCTGGTAATGATGGACGCGGTTCTGGATGAAAACGCCAGGCGGCCGATTGCAACTTTCGGGGCATTTGCCAAAGACGATATGTCAAACCGTGGCACCCAAAAAGCAACTAAGAAATTGGCTGAGCAAGCCGGCATTTGGTTTTTCTATTACAGCACCTGCGAGTTTTGCGTCAAAGAAGCCGGTGTTTTGAAAGGCCTTATGAATGCATTCGGATTCAAAGTTCTGCCGATCGCACTTGATGGTTTGCCTCTTCCGGGAGGAGCGTTTCCGGAGTTCACGACCGATCATGGACAGGGCAAAAAACTAGGCGTTGAGACAACTCCTGCCTTATTTCTGGTCAAGCCCGGTGAAAACGGCGGCGCTATTCAAATAGGTCAAGGACTGTTATCTGGTGACGAGATTATTCGCCGTGCCATTGCACTTTCTCATGAAAACGGTTGGCTCAATAACGATGAATACGACGGAACCTTAACCGTGACACCTATCCAGGTTGATAACGAGACGATCAAGAGTATTGATGAAGACACCATGGACAAGCCTGGTGAACTGGTAAAAATCATTCGAAATAATTTAAAGAAAAAAATGTGA
- a CDS encoding YbaB/EbfC family nucleoid-associated protein: MLRPKNKLNRKKSAELGLKYKMQLDQAKAEFEKKEFASESDDGNVSVIVNGMREIKQLSIADEFLKNSHETVEAALTLVVNKALSAVREANKRLTAEVAERFNTQNGITVK, encoded by the coding sequence ATGTTAAGACCCAAAAACAAATTAAACAGAAAGAAATCAGCCGAACTTGGTTTGAAATACAAAATGCAACTGGATCAAGCAAAAGCGGAATTCGAGAAAAAAGAATTTGCTAGTGAGAGCGATGATGGCAACGTCAGCGTTATCGTAAACGGCATGCGAGAAATCAAACAGTTATCCATCGCAGATGAGTTCTTGAAAAATTCTCACGAAACAGTCGAAGCAGCCTTGACTTTGGTAGTAAACAAAGCATTGTCAGCGGTAAGAGAAGCAAACAAACGACTAACCGCCGAAGTTGCTGAACGATTCAACACACAGAACGGCATCACAGTTAAATAA
- a CDS encoding S49 family peptidase encodes MTNKVVDQNNQPQEDIKSLLADQVLMDLMNERKSERRWKWIKRFTFSTIGALLFAVYLAFYASSLGYRLIPNTEIVGVVNVTGSIGSGQLASAEELVPVLEKAFNSPKVKAIALNIDSPGGQPFESERVGQTIDRLKSETGKPVYAFIGNTGASAAYLLALHADKIIAGRYSLVGSIGAVITGWDLHKLAEKFDVIQRVYASGVHKNMLNPFVAMSKESEAKAQKMVNQMAVVFTDEFKSKRGAKLKEGFDYTTGEIWGGEEALAIGLIDEIGTIEGVVSNEWHAKTHDFGPTNQAKGFLPQLGTKAVEKVLALVE; translated from the coding sequence ATGACCAACAAAGTAGTCGATCAAAACAATCAACCTCAAGAAGACATTAAATCTCTATTAGCAGATCAAGTTCTAATGGATCTGATGAACGAAAGGAAAAGTGAACGTCGGTGGAAATGGATCAAACGATTTACCTTTTCCACTATCGGCGCCTTACTATTTGCTGTCTATCTAGCGTTTTATGCGAGCAGTTTGGGCTACAGACTAATTCCTAATACGGAGATAGTTGGCGTTGTGAATGTAACCGGCTCAATCGGGTCAGGTCAGCTGGCCTCAGCAGAAGAATTGGTACCGGTACTGGAAAAAGCCTTCAATTCGCCCAAGGTGAAGGCTATTGCTCTGAATATCGACAGCCCAGGCGGACAACCATTTGAGTCTGAACGCGTTGGCCAAACCATTGATCGACTAAAGAGTGAGACAGGGAAGCCGGTCTATGCCTTTATTGGTAACACTGGTGCGTCGGCCGCCTATCTGCTTGCTTTACACGCCGACAAGATTATTGCAGGCAGGTATAGCCTGGTCGGGTCAATTGGCGCAGTCATTACAGGTTGGGATCTTCATAAGTTGGCCGAAAAATTTGACGTAATCCAACGAGTCTATGCATCAGGAGTCCACAAAAATATGCTTAACCCCTTTGTGGCTATGTCAAAAGAGTCCGAAGCCAAAGCCCAGAAAATGGTCAACCAGATGGCCGTAGTCTTTACTGACGAATTTAAAAGTAAACGAGGTGCTAAGCTCAAGGAAGGATTCGATTATACGACCGGCGAAATATGGGGAGGCGAAGAAGCGTTAGCCATTGGCCTAATCGATGAAATCGGTACGATCGAGGGAGTGGTGAGTAATGAATGGCATGCCAAAACACACGATTTTGGACCAACTAACCAAGCCAAGGGATTTCTTCCTCAGCTTGGAACAAAAGCAGTTGAAAAAGTCTTGGCTCTAGTCGAATAA
- a CDS encoding WGR domain-containing protein, protein MSLTYLERHDSLKNMHRFYQISVSPGILGDWSLVREWGRKGSPGTIKKDWYLSKKEAIDAGLQIMEAKRRKGYLIISLSSLDQNIQQSRS, encoded by the coding sequence ATGTCTTTGACCTACCTTGAACGCCACGATTCTTTAAAGAATATGCACCGCTTTTACCAGATTTCCGTCTCCCCAGGCATTCTTGGGGATTGGTCTTTGGTGCGCGAATGGGGAAGAAAGGGATCTCCAGGGACCATTAAAAAAGACTGGTATTTATCTAAAAAAGAGGCCATAGATGCAGGTCTGCAAATCATGGAAGCAAAGCGGAGAAAGGGTTACCTAATTATTTCGTTATCAAGTTTGGATCAAAATATCCAGCAGTCTCGCTCATAA
- a CDS encoding RHS repeat-associated core domain-containing protein, which translates to MKILLLGLLAVLSLPPAAYDQNSVPTVNGLHLGDSYRQVVSILGNGEAFGFSQPSTLTRTVNLRFPGQYFYFDSETGFHNNGQR; encoded by the coding sequence ATGAAAATACTACTGTTAGGACTATTGGCAGTTTTGTCACTGCCGCCGGCGGCCTATGATCAAAATTCCGTTCCTACTGTTAATGGTTTGCACCTTGGCGATAGCTACAGACAGGTGGTGTCAATTTTAGGTAATGGCGAAGCCTTCGGGTTTAGCCAACCGTCGACGTTGACCAGAACCGTTAATCTCCGCTTTCCCGGCCAATACTTTTACTTTGACAGCGAGACCGGCTTCCACAACAACGGCCAGCGTTAG
- the traC gene encoding type IV secretion system protein TraC, whose translation MGAFVYEKQLKRHTLSELVPVESFDEETSLFTMADGYIGFGFICKPLPGGDDSITQRLNVLFSFDYPKESFIQVMLMGSQDIRPTLDKIKHIRDTKDEALKQSMNNRLKMLTDGSSQAISLHAQSFIREYKTIFTIKVPLEKKNQLPTQHEISAAKDLRLSFEQTLKSAGFLPQTIDAEMYLRVVGQILHWGPSANWRSPAPYYDDTSSISEQLSEYDDMLQTNSNGVWLGDKRLRILSPGRLPAQMSLQNIRRMIGDPLTGNRGIHGNFFINLNIFIPDNAVEKQKADKERNVINYQAFGPMLKFNPKLIFKKESSDLLFKSINDGDRILKIKLCVGLFTDSLGQSETRLTEAQTYFSEIGWAMKEDKFLTLPMLVNSIPFCADLQAVKFLQRYKRCGSKHAVEFLPIVADWSGTGTPQLTFISRGGQIMNMDIFDSNTNYNTCVVAASGSGKSFLTNDIITSYISSDAKCWVIDIGRSYEKLTKMIGGDFVEFGEDSEICLNPFQIIKNYNEEADMLVGIIVSMAAMEDKLSDLQHARLRSILKELWDEYESSMTVDLVANKLLEDEDRRVVDMGHQLFAFTTQGEYGRFFNGVNNVNFNKSLTCLELEELKGRSHLQQVVLLILIYQIQQAMYLGNRDQRKILIIDEAWDLLAKGNIARFIETGYRRFRKYNGAAITITQSLNDLYSSPSGIAIAENSANLYLLYQKPETIESIKRQNRLMIGEGGYTFLKSVHTVTGQYSEIFFVTSYGVGIGRLMVDKYTKLLYSTHPNDIKKIAERTNRGMTTAEAIEDILLSDE comes from the coding sequence GTGGGTGCATTTGTATATGAAAAGCAACTCAAGCGTCATACGCTGAGTGAGCTTGTACCTGTCGAGTCATTTGATGAAGAAACGTCTTTGTTCACAATGGCAGATGGATATATTGGATTTGGTTTTATCTGTAAGCCATTGCCTGGTGGCGACGACTCAATAACTCAACGTCTAAACGTTCTGTTTTCGTTTGACTATCCCAAAGAAAGCTTCATTCAAGTAATGTTGATGGGGTCTCAAGACATTCGGCCAACCCTGGACAAAATCAAGCACATTCGAGATACCAAGGATGAAGCATTGAAACAATCGATGAATAATCGATTGAAGATGTTAACAGATGGTTCTAGCCAGGCGATTAGTCTTCATGCTCAATCATTCATTCGAGAATACAAGACGATATTCACCATCAAAGTACCTCTCGAAAAGAAAAACCAGCTTCCAACTCAGCATGAAATCTCTGCGGCAAAAGATCTCCGGTTATCGTTCGAACAAACCTTGAAATCGGCTGGGTTTCTTCCGCAAACCATCGATGCCGAAATGTACTTGCGCGTGGTTGGGCAAATTCTGCATTGGGGTCCATCTGCAAACTGGCGTTCGCCGGCCCCGTATTACGATGACACATCTTCCATCAGCGAGCAGTTGAGCGAATATGACGACATGTTGCAAACAAATTCCAACGGCGTGTGGTTAGGTGATAAACGGCTAAGGATACTGTCCCCTGGACGCTTGCCGGCACAGATGAGCCTGCAAAATATCCGAAGAATGATTGGTGATCCATTGACTGGTAATCGAGGAATTCACGGAAATTTTTTTATCAACTTGAATATCTTCATTCCCGACAATGCTGTTGAGAAACAAAAAGCGGATAAAGAGCGGAACGTAATCAACTACCAGGCATTCGGTCCTATGCTGAAGTTCAACCCCAAATTGATCTTCAAAAAAGAAAGCTCAGATCTTTTGTTTAAGTCCATCAATGACGGCGACAGGATTCTCAAGATCAAATTATGCGTCGGTTTATTCACTGATTCACTTGGGCAAAGCGAAACACGGCTAACAGAGGCTCAAACCTATTTCAGTGAAATCGGTTGGGCCATGAAGGAAGACAAGTTTTTAACGCTTCCAATGCTGGTCAATTCGATACCCTTTTGTGCCGATCTTCAAGCCGTAAAGTTTTTGCAAAGATATAAACGTTGCGGCTCAAAGCATGCGGTTGAGTTTTTGCCAATCGTTGCCGACTGGAGTGGGACTGGGACGCCACAATTGACGTTTATATCGCGTGGAGGACAGATCATGAATATGGATATATTCGATTCGAATACGAACTACAACACCTGTGTTGTTGCCGCGTCAGGTTCAGGTAAATCGTTCCTGACGAACGATATCATCACGTCTTATATCAGCTCAGACGCCAAATGCTGGGTAATCGACATCGGGCGGTCATACGAAAAACTGACAAAGATGATCGGAGGCGACTTCGTTGAGTTTGGTGAAGATAGTGAAATTTGTCTGAATCCATTTCAGATCATCAAAAACTATAACGAAGAAGCCGATATGTTAGTAGGCATCATCGTATCAATGGCTGCCATGGAAGACAAACTGTCGGACCTTCAGCATGCCCGGTTACGTTCGATTCTGAAAGAATTGTGGGACGAATATGAAAGCTCGATGACCGTTGATTTGGTAGCAAACAAGTTGCTCGAAGATGAAGATCGGCGGGTTGTAGATATGGGGCATCAGCTATTTGCCTTTACAACTCAGGGTGAATACGGTCGATTCTTTAACGGCGTGAACAACGTGAACTTCAACAAATCACTAACATGTCTTGAGCTTGAAGAGCTAAAAGGCAGGAGTCACTTGCAACAAGTTGTACTGTTGATCTTGATTTATCAAATTCAACAGGCGATGTACCTCGGTAATCGTGATCAAAGGAAAATTCTGATCATTGACGAAGCCTGGGATTTATTGGCGAAAGGCAATATCGCGCGGTTCATTGAGACGGGCTACCGTCGGTTCCGGAAGTACAACGGAGCGGCCATAACGATTACTCAATCGCTTAATGACCTTTACAGCTCACCATCAGGCATTGCAATTGCAGAAAACTCGGCAAACCTGTACTTGCTGTATCAAAAACCAGAAACGATTGAATCCATTAAACGGCAAAACCGCTTAATGATTGGAGAAGGTGGCTACACCTTTCTTAAATCGGTTCATACGGTAACAGGACAGTATTCGGAAATATTTTTCGTTACCAGTTATGGCGTTGGAATCGGTCGTCTTATGGTTGATAAGTACACAAAACTTCTCTATTCGACTCATCCGAACGATATCAAAAAGATTGCGGAAAGAACTAATCGAGGCATGACAACTGCCGAAGCGATCGAAGACATCCTATTATCAGACGAATAG
- a CDS encoding conjugal transfer protein TraG N-terminal domain-containing protein: MAYEVLSIGDAEMLYNTYQGAAMIFGNGSLTKLIRAGATLGVLLVSINYLTNQEFPLRYSLIGLIAYLVLFVPKDTVVIEDVYTGQVRTVANVPLGIAAPMSIISTMGVKMTTMFETAFSTPSEASLLENGYLNALKTLMKLQNLGLGTAGSDSDISGSVGETIDTYIENCVMLDLDLNESDHEVTKETLLKSTGLLDAIKTSFVNVDILVKLPSSPPQGEQKSCKDAYAALISYLRGQDFVDQMDRYVSGVLGITDASVRASEKIDQAKAALNMSGQDSQTYMENALLKSYLEDGRAAFIHRPAKEQLKQQWAAEQTMFNEIARPLMAFVEMFTVAISPIVAFLTTLGPIGMTMMVRYIQLMLWISLWGPLMAVCNMYITVVTTRALDAVANYADSNGTDLDAMVMHDQVFETIETWLSAGGMLASSVPALALMIVYGGSVAATNLSGKMTSAASSSVKTGATAPDPIKIDSPMTLGSKSEYSPNTGPKKSGMADTTFSTSSTFGRAAQSATASLRSASSSASQTLSSSLQTSQKSGTTSSDANSIMSALSNSTAESDRWAASTGRTIADKVGRTDAEKEAIATGVGSAISAGLSTGMGIQSSSIGASGNAQLQSQVGMDAGKSKELSDAIQNVWNREYSGSTQVQKMQQSAQQHQDQTYFGSEEMKGHAEQYLSQLQAVSQASETFSQTSSMQDSSGKSLSMSFQDLARRLNNSAAIVDINLENQAIAESVGAEAYQKLSDDAQYEINRSSASGIFGGDRDALAGFLKLNQADPIKAAEIVNKALMPTSSGSGVDITPTQFQNDQKSIKDIMGDQSADDIKSLAENWSESQDSDGDRKSTQAGKGPTIEKAELAGGRQTKRGNNNSESEGSDGDHKTTSKHQTPHVSEHQAHGTKTSHTAEPKQASIDHAGGNKHGSGYTSDLKQAAKQIKPVNLSAEGDSRKAEIDSALKGGNLDKADDVRQKIEKGGKIDNSKDMSEMADRAFRNEGSLLYDSTVTPVAKTAKSAMTGLREGIETAEDYINNAVSGALSDSSDKRPIQPSDVSDNDLPPITKK, encoded by the coding sequence ATGGCTTACGAAGTATTAAGTATTGGTGACGCAGAAATGCTTTACAACACCTACCAAGGTGCTGCGATGATTTTTGGTAACGGAAGTTTAACCAAACTCATTCGCGCCGGTGCAACGCTAGGAGTTCTTTTAGTATCCATCAATTACTTGACCAATCAGGAATTCCCGCTCCGGTATTCATTGATTGGTTTGATTGCGTATTTAGTCCTATTCGTGCCAAAAGATACCGTTGTTATCGAGGACGTATACACCGGGCAGGTAAGAACAGTTGCCAACGTTCCGCTCGGCATTGCTGCACCGATGTCCATTATTTCGACCATGGGCGTAAAAATGACAACTATGTTTGAGACCGCATTCTCGACACCGTCGGAGGCCAGTTTATTGGAAAACGGGTATTTGAATGCTCTTAAAACCCTAATGAAACTTCAGAACCTGGGTCTTGGCACCGCTGGTTCTGATAGCGACATATCAGGATCGGTTGGGGAAACGATTGACACATACATTGAAAATTGTGTGATGCTGGATTTGGATCTTAACGAAAGTGATCATGAAGTCACCAAAGAAACGCTCCTTAAATCGACTGGATTACTTGATGCAATCAAAACATCATTCGTCAACGTCGATATCTTAGTCAAACTCCCTTCCTCACCTCCCCAGGGGGAACAGAAATCCTGCAAAGACGCTTACGCTGCATTGATTTCATATCTGAGAGGACAGGACTTCGTTGACCAAATGGATCGTTATGTTTCAGGCGTTTTAGGGATAACTGATGCCTCAGTAAGAGCATCTGAAAAAATCGATCAAGCTAAAGCAGCTCTTAATATGTCTGGGCAAGATTCGCAAACCTACATGGAAAACGCCTTATTAAAATCCTATCTTGAAGATGGGCGAGCCGCTTTCATTCACCGTCCTGCCAAAGAGCAATTAAAGCAACAATGGGCCGCCGAACAAACCATGTTCAATGAAATTGCCCGTCCATTGATGGCATTTGTTGAAATGTTCACCGTGGCGATATCACCGATTGTTGCCTTTCTAACAACATTGGGTCCTATCGGGATGACCATGATGGTCAGGTATATCCAGCTCATGCTTTGGATATCGCTATGGGGCCCATTGATGGCGGTATGCAACATGTATATCACCGTTGTCACAACCAGGGCTCTTGATGCCGTAGCGAACTATGCGGATTCCAATGGTACGGATCTTGATGCGATGGTCATGCATGATCAGGTATTTGAAACAATTGAAACCTGGTTATCGGCTGGCGGGATGCTGGCTTCAAGCGTCCCTGCACTTGCACTCATGATCGTTTATGGCGGTTCTGTTGCAGCAACAAACTTGTCTGGAAAAATGACTTCCGCAGCATCCAGCAGCGTTAAAACAGGAGCGACGGCTCCTGATCCGATCAAAATTGATTCTCCTATGACGCTGGGATCAAAATCCGAATACTCACCGAACACAGGGCCAAAGAAATCGGGGATGGCCGACACCACGTTCTCAACATCCTCGACATTCGGGAGGGCGGCGCAAAGCGCTACGGCCTCGCTACGAAGTGCAAGTTCGTCCGCAAGTCAGACGCTTAGCAGTTCCTTGCAAACCTCTCAAAAATCGGGAACCACTAGCTCTGATGCAAATTCCATCATGAGTGCTTTGAGCAATTCTACGGCTGAATCGGACCGTTGGGCTGCATCTACGGGAAGAACGATTGCCGACAAGGTAGGACGGACAGATGCGGAGAAGGAAGCGATCGCCACCGGTGTAGGTTCGGCCATTTCTGCTGGTCTTAGCACGGGCATGGGTATTCAGTCTTCCTCTATCGGCGCCTCCGGTAACGCTCAACTACAGTCTCAGGTCGGAATGGATGCTGGAAAATCGAAAGAATTGTCCGACGCTATCCAAAACGTTTGGAACCGCGAATACTCAGGCAGTACTCAAGTTCAGAAAATGCAGCAAAGTGCTCAGCAGCATCAAGACCAAACCTATTTCGGTTCAGAAGAGATGAAGGGGCATGCAGAACAATACCTAAGCCAATTACAAGCCGTGAGCCAGGCCAGCGAGACATTCAGTCAAACCTCGTCTATGCAAGACTCTTCTGGAAAATCGCTATCTATGTCTTTCCAAGATTTGGCGAGACGGCTTAACAATTCTGCTGCGATTGTGGATATCAATCTGGAAAATCAAGCCATTGCAGAAAGCGTGGGGGCCGAGGCTTACCAAAAGCTTTCTGACGATGCTCAATATGAAATCAATCGATCTAGTGCCAGCGGCATTTTTGGTGGTGATAGAGATGCGTTGGCTGGCTTTTTGAAGCTCAACCAAGCCGATCCGATAAAAGCGGCGGAAATTGTTAACAAAGCACTAATGCCAACATCCAGTGGATCTGGAGTCGATATTACGCCAACACAATTCCAAAACGACCAAAAAAGCATTAAGGACATCATGGGGGATCAATCCGCTGATGACATTAAATCCTTGGCTGAGAATTGGAGCGAAAGCCAAGATAGTGATGGTGATCGCAAATCCACTCAAGCGGGTAAAGGCCCTACTATTGAAAAAGCCGAGTTAGCGGGTGGCCGCCAAACAAAACGCGGAAATAACAATTCTGAATCTGAAGGCAGCGATGGTGATCATAAAACCACATCGAAGCACCAAACACCACACGTTTCGGAACACCAGGCTCATGGCACAAAAACTAGCCACACCGCTGAACCGAAACAGGCGTCAATAGATCATGCCGGTGGCAATAAGCATGGTTCTGGGTACACTTCAGACCTCAAGCAAGCCGCAAAACAGATCAAACCAGTGAACCTATCGGCAGAAGGTGATTCACGCAAAGCGGAGATCGATTCTGCTCTTAAAGGCGGAAACCTTGACAAAGCAGATGATGTTCGTCAGAAAATCGAAAAAGGCGGCAAAATCGATAACAGCAAGGACATGTCTGAGATGGCTGATAGAGCCTTCCGAAACGAAGGATCGTTGCTTTATGACAGCACAGTTACCCCGGTAGCTAAAACCGCCAAATCGGCGATGACCGGTCTTCGAGAAGGTATTGAAACAGCTGAAGATTACATAAATAACGCAGTATCAGGCGCATTATCGGATTCGAGTGACAAGCGGCCAATTCAACCAAGTGATGTTTCAGATAACGACTTACCACCAATCACTAAAAAATAG